In Vogesella indigofera, a single window of DNA contains:
- a CDS encoding DEAD/DEAH box helicase, whose protein sequence is MSFAELGLSPEILRAVDELGYSEATPIQAKAIPLVLSGRDLLAAAQTGTGKTAAFLLPILERLKKFANPSVSPAMHPVRALILSPTRELADQIGVNAKAYTKHLPLRCTTVYGGVNMDPQTADLRRGVEIVIATPGRLLDHIQQKTIQLNKVDVLVLDEADRMLDMGFIQDIRKIMSLLPKQRQTLLFSATFAPEIKRLAADFMHDPQTVEVARQNSTNAQVEQLVYAVDSGRKRALLSHLIREREMSQVIVFCKTKISADQLSRDLKRDGHAAEAIHGDKAQSARLETLNSFKSGEVKVLVATDVAARGLDISELPFVVNYEMPNSPEDYVHRIGRTGRAGASGVAISLMSPDEVKQHEAIEKLTRQTLPPQTVNGFERRDASSAADSGFGSRNAGRERSDARPAREPRAERAERSERPERSERPERSERPERSERAPRAPRDLRDAGTRSREQRDPQEGLKVARVGEIGGRILPQRQREVPALLLPPRYKVNQER, encoded by the coding sequence ATGTCTTTTGCCGAACTGGGTCTATCGCCCGAAATTTTGCGGGCCGTAGATGAACTGGGGTACAGCGAAGCCACCCCGATCCAGGCCAAGGCGATTCCGCTGGTATTGTCCGGACGGGACCTGTTGGCCGCGGCGCAGACGGGTACCGGCAAGACGGCGGCATTCCTGCTGCCGATCCTGGAGCGTCTGAAAAAATTTGCCAATCCCAGCGTGTCGCCGGCGATGCACCCGGTACGGGCGCTGATCCTGTCGCCGACGCGCGAGCTGGCCGACCAGATCGGCGTCAACGCCAAGGCCTATACCAAACACCTGCCGTTGCGCTGCACCACCGTCTACGGTGGCGTGAACATGGATCCGCAGACGGCGGACCTGCGCCGCGGCGTCGAGATCGTGATCGCCACCCCGGGCCGCCTGCTCGACCACATCCAGCAGAAAACCATCCAGCTGAACAAGGTCGACGTGCTGGTGCTGGACGAGGCCGACCGCATGCTGGACATGGGCTTTATCCAGGACATCCGCAAGATCATGTCGCTGCTGCCCAAGCAGCGCCAGACCCTGCTGTTCTCCGCCACCTTCGCGCCGGAAATCAAAAGGTTGGCCGCAGACTTCATGCACGATCCACAAACGGTGGAGGTGGCGCGCCAGAACTCCACCAACGCCCAGGTCGAGCAGCTGGTGTATGCCGTCGACAGCGGCCGCAAGCGCGCGCTGCTGTCGCACCTGATCCGCGAACGCGAGATGAGCCAGGTGATCGTGTTCTGCAAGACCAAGATTTCCGCCGACCAGCTGTCGCGCGACCTGAAGCGCGACGGCCACGCCGCCGAGGCGATCCACGGCGACAAGGCGCAGAGCGCACGCCTGGAAACGCTCAACAGCTTCAAGAGCGGCGAGGTGAAGGTGCTGGTGGCCACCGACGTGGCGGCGCGCGGTCTCGACATCTCCGAGCTGCCGTTCGTGGTCAACTACGAAATGCCGAACTCGCCGGAAGACTACGTGCACCGTATCGGTCGTACCGGCCGTGCCGGCGCTTCCGGGGTGGCGATTTCGCTGATGTCGCCGGACGAGGTCAAGCAGCACGAGGCCATCGAGAAACTGACCCGGCAGACGCTGCCGCCGCAGACCGTCAACGGTTTCGAGCGCCGCGATGCGTCGTCCGCCGCCGACAGCGGCTTCGGTAGCCGCAACGCCGGCCGCGAGCGCAGCGATGCGCGCCCAGCACGCGAACCGCGCGCCGAGCGGGCAGAACGCAGCGAACGGCCGGAGCGCAGTGAGCGTCCGGAACGCAGCGAGCGTCCGGAACGCAGCGAACGTGCGCCGCGCGCGCCGCGTGACCTGCGCGATGCTGGCACCCGTAGCCGCGAACAGCGTGATCCGCAGGAAGGCCTGAAGGTGGCGCGCGTCGGCGAGATCGGCGGTCGCATCCTGCCGCAACGGCAGCGTGAAGTGCCGGCGCTGTTGCTGCCGCCGCGTTACAAGGTGAACCAGGAGCGCTAA
- a CDS encoding CobD/CbiB family protein, translating to MTLISLIVALALEQLRPLGNRNRVWRVFTRYANHLERTLNAGYNRHGVLAWVVAVLPVVAVVMAVYYALYQASPLFALLWNILVLYLTMGFRHFSGSFSEIALALGEGRDFDARKELARWTNQPTSELSIEEVSRLAIEQGVLDSYRHVFGTMFWFVLLPGPAGAVLYRATQMLAQKWGARDDDLFGRFSRRAGEWLDWIPVRLTAASFAVMGDFEDAVYCWRSQAKTWGNYATGILLASAAGALGVKLGDPLRQDYTVKYRPELGVGDDADPNYLKSAVGLVWRTVLLWLFVVLLISVISFFG from the coding sequence ATGACCCTGATCTCCCTTATCGTTGCACTGGCTCTGGAACAATTGCGCCCCTTGGGTAACCGCAACCGGGTATGGCGCGTGTTTACCCGTTACGCCAACCATCTGGAACGCACGCTGAATGCCGGCTACAACCGGCACGGCGTACTGGCTTGGGTGGTGGCGGTGCTGCCGGTCGTGGCGGTGGTGATGGCGGTGTACTACGCGCTGTACCAGGCCAGCCCGCTGTTTGCCCTGCTGTGGAACATCCTGGTGCTGTACCTGACCATGGGCTTCCGCCATTTCTCGGGTTCGTTTTCCGAAATCGCGCTGGCACTGGGCGAGGGGCGGGATTTTGACGCACGCAAGGAGCTGGCGCGCTGGACCAACCAGCCGACCTCCGAGCTGTCGATCGAGGAAGTCTCACGGCTGGCCATTGAGCAGGGCGTGCTGGACAGCTACCGCCACGTGTTCGGCACCATGTTCTGGTTCGTGCTGCTGCCCGGTCCGGCCGGTGCCGTGCTGTACCGTGCTACGCAGATGCTGGCGCAGAAGTGGGGCGCCCGCGACGACGATCTGTTCGGCCGTTTCTCGCGCCGTGCCGGCGAATGGCTGGACTGGATTCCAGTGCGTCTGACCGCGGCCAGCTTTGCGGTGATGGGCGACTTCGAGGACGCGGTGTACTGCTGGCGCTCGCAGGCCAAGACCTGGGGCAACTACGCGACCGGCATCCTGCTGGCCTCAGCGGCCGGCGCACTGGGCGTCAAGCTCGGCGATCCGCTGCGTCAGGACTACACCGTGAAATACCGCCCGGAACTGGGTGTCGGCGACGATGCCGACCCCAACTACCTGAAGAGCGCCGTCGGCCTGGTATGGCGTACCGTGCTGCTGTGGTTGTTCGTGGTGTTGCTGATCAGCGTGATCTCATTCTTCGGCTGA
- the flgN gene encoding flagellar export chaperone FlgN: MPSELFLQQCQQETAALLALLSLLEEEQRAIVRFDALKLDACAVSKQQQLQLLQDSKAQRLALLAAHQLDGKTAFLSWLSAAEPALQQAWMALEHELAKVQALNDSNAAMAAERMTFATEALTALREEAKAIDGYGRDGNFAATLAASRRLGSA, encoded by the coding sequence ATGCCAAGCGAACTGTTCCTACAGCAGTGCCAGCAGGAAACGGCGGCACTGCTTGCGCTATTGTCGCTGCTGGAAGAAGAGCAGCGCGCGATCGTGCGTTTTGACGCGCTGAAACTGGATGCCTGCGCCGTCAGCAAGCAGCAGCAACTGCAGCTGCTGCAGGACAGCAAGGCGCAGCGCCTGGCACTGCTGGCCGCGCACCAGCTAGACGGCAAGACCGCCTTCCTCTCGTGGCTGTCCGCCGCCGAGCCGGCGCTGCAGCAAGCTTGGATGGCGCTGGAGCACGAACTGGCCAAGGTGCAGGCGCTGAACGACAGCAATGCTGCAATGGCGGCAGAACGGATGACCTTTGCCACCGAGGCGCTGACCGCGCTGCGCGAGGAAGCCAAGGCCATCGACGGTTACGGCCGCGACGGCAACTTCGCCGCCACGCTGGCCGCGTCGCGCCGTCTGGGTTCTGCCTGA
- the flgM gene encoding flagellar biosynthesis anti-sigma factor FlgM: MKIDNSGKVAAAYGAPVRAAKKEDVATTASGTTARSESVAISSQGLAKAAQAAEAFDADKVAAIKAAIAAGEFKINPEAIADSLIASTRELLAG, translated from the coding sequence ATGAAAATCGACAATTCGGGCAAGGTAGCGGCGGCCTACGGCGCGCCGGTGCGTGCTGCCAAGAAGGAAGACGTGGCCACCACGGCGTCGGGCACCACGGCGCGCAGTGAAAGCGTCGCCATCAGCTCGCAGGGCCTCGCCAAGGCGGCGCAGGCGGCCGAGGCGTTCGATGCGGACAAGGTTGCCGCCATCAAGGCTGCCATTGCCGCCGGCGAATTCAAGATCAATCCGGAAGCCATTGCCGACAGCCTGATCGCCAGTACGCGCGAGTTGCTGGCAGGCTGA
- the flgA gene encoding flagellar basal body P-ring formation chaperone FlgA — translation MRNPLLYGLLLLSLFASAAGVQDLRQLEQVATAFAEAEAGSDGFRYQVGKADPRLRLPACAQPPTAGWPGGQKPPFTALELACAAQGWRILLPVTASQLSVGYVTTRQLRAGEVLQTGDIKLMPVSNRALALQAVRDPALIVGKALRSTLPAGSLLRESQLRLPLVIKTNQPVRVLVQGSGFAIGSDAVALGNAAVGERLNVRVPSGKVISGVVQEDLSVLIAAP, via the coding sequence ATGCGAAATCCATTGTTGTACGGCCTGTTGCTGCTCAGCCTGTTTGCCAGCGCCGCCGGAGTGCAGGATCTGCGCCAGCTGGAGCAGGTGGCAACGGCGTTTGCCGAGGCGGAGGCCGGCAGTGACGGCTTCCGCTACCAGGTTGGCAAGGCCGATCCGCGCTTGCGGCTGCCGGCTTGTGCGCAGCCGCCGACGGCCGGCTGGCCCGGCGGCCAGAAGCCGCCGTTCACGGCGTTGGAGCTGGCCTGCGCCGCGCAGGGCTGGCGCATCCTGCTGCCGGTGACTGCCAGCCAACTCAGTGTCGGCTATGTCACCACCCGGCAGTTGCGCGCCGGCGAGGTGCTGCAGACGGGTGACATCAAGCTGATGCCGGTCAGCAACCGCGCACTGGCGCTGCAGGCGGTACGCGATCCGGCGCTGATCGTGGGCAAGGCGCTGCGCAGCACCCTGCCGGCCGGCAGCCTGCTGCGCGAAAGCCAGCTACGCCTGCCGCTGGTGATCAAGACCAATCAGCCGGTGCGGGTGCTGGTGCAGGGCAGCGGCTTTGCCATCGGCAGCGACGCGGTGGCACTGGGCAACGCCGCCGTCGGCGAACGACTGAATGTGCGGGTACCGTCCGGCAAGGTGATCTCGGGCGTGGTGCAGGAAGATCTGAGCGTGCTGATCGCGGCGCCCTGA
- the thrC gene encoding threonine synthase, with the protein MRYISTRGGMAPLEFSDTILMGLAPDGGLALPESYPQITRAQLDAWRGLSYAELAFEIISLFATDIPAADLKDILDRTYTAEVYGSEVITPVKRLHDGLVILELSNGPTLAFKDMAMQFLGNLFEYVLAKKGEQLNILGATSGDTGSAAEYAMRGKQNINVFMLSPDGLMSPFQRAQMYSLQDANIHNIAIHGMFDDCQDIVKAVQNDHAFKARYKVGTVNSINWARIVAQVVYYFKGYFNATGSNDEQVSFCVPSGNFGNVCAGHIARQMGLPVQRLIVATNENDVLDEFFGSGKYAPRGTANTWVTSSPSMDISKASNFERFIFDLVGRDGDKVKALWAEVDSGNGFDLAANLGAVREQFGFVSGKSTHADRLATIRAVDAEDGVVVDTHTADGIKVAREVRLPGETIVCLETALPAKFADTIREALNREAPRPDGFDGLEDLPQRVTVFDADAAAVKAYIEQALA; encoded by the coding sequence ATGCGATACATCAGCACCCGTGGCGGCATGGCGCCGCTTGAATTCTCCGACACCATCCTGATGGGGCTGGCCCCGGACGGCGGCCTGGCGCTGCCGGAAAGCTATCCGCAGATCACGCGTGCGCAGCTGGATGCCTGGCGCGGCCTGTCCTACGCCGAGCTCGCCTTCGAGATCATCAGCCTGTTCGCCACCGACATTCCGGCCGCCGACCTCAAGGACATCCTCGACCGCACCTACACCGCCGAGGTGTACGGCAGCGAAGTGATCACCCCGGTGAAGCGTCTGCACGACGGACTGGTGATCCTAGAGCTGTCCAACGGCCCGACGCTGGCGTTCAAGGACATGGCGATGCAGTTCCTCGGCAACCTGTTCGAGTACGTGCTGGCGAAGAAGGGCGAGCAGCTCAACATCCTCGGCGCCACCTCCGGCGACACCGGCTCCGCCGCCGAGTACGCGATGCGCGGCAAGCAGAACATCAACGTGTTCATGCTCAGCCCGGACGGCCTGATGAGCCCGTTCCAGCGCGCGCAGATGTACAGCCTGCAGGACGCCAACATCCACAACATCGCCATCCACGGCATGTTCGACGACTGCCAGGACATCGTGAAGGCGGTACAGAACGATCACGCCTTCAAGGCCAGGTACAAGGTCGGCACCGTCAACTCCATCAACTGGGCACGCATCGTGGCGCAGGTGGTGTACTACTTCAAGGGCTACTTCAACGCCACCGGCAGCAACGACGAACAGGTCAGCTTCTGCGTGCCGTCCGGCAACTTCGGCAACGTCTGCGCCGGTCACATCGCGCGCCAGATGGGGCTGCCGGTACAGCGCCTGATCGTGGCCACCAACGAAAACGACGTGCTGGACGAGTTCTTCGGCAGCGGCAAGTACGCGCCGCGCGGCACCGCCAACACCTGGGTCACCTCCAGTCCGTCGATGGACATCTCCAAGGCGTCCAACTTCGAGCGCTTCATCTTCGATCTGGTCGGCCGTGACGGCGACAAGGTCAAGGCGCTGTGGGCAGAGGTCGACAGCGGCAACGGCTTCGACCTTGCGGCCAACCTTGGGGCGGTACGCGAGCAGTTCGGCTTCGTCTCCGGCAAGAGCACGCACGCCGACCGGCTGGCGACCATCCGCGCGGTCGATGCCGAGGACGGCGTGGTGGTGGATACGCACACCGCCGACGGCATCAAGGTGGCGCGCGAAGTGCGCCTGCCGGGGGAGACCATCGTCTGCCTGGAAACGGCGCTGCCGGCCAAGTTCGCCGACACCATCCGCGAGGCGCTGAATCGCGAGGCGCCGCGTCCGGACGGCTTCGACGGTCTGGAAGACCTGCCGCAACGGGTGACGGTATTCGATGCCGACGCTGCGGCGGTGAAGGCCTATATCGAGCAGGCGCTGGCCTGA
- a CDS encoding homoserine dehydrogenase, with protein sequence MKPINIGLMGVGTVGGGTATVLKRNAEEISRRAGREIRLFMAANRDMARAREVVGDGVPLVDDAFQVVNHPEVDIVVELIGGDTIAKELVLKAIDNGKHVVTANKKLLAMHGNEIFARAQEKGVMVAFEAAVAGGIPIIKALREGLSANRIEWLAGIINGTSNFILSEMREKGADFGDVLKEAQALGYAEADPTFDVEGHDAGHKLTIMAAIAFGIPMNFDNCYLEGISQLEGKDIQYAEELGYRVKLLGLTRRTAAGVELRVHPTLIPEDQLIANVNGVMNAVLVRGDAIGQALFNGPGAGALPTASAVVADIVDVARLLTSDPEHRVPHLAFQPDQLQNLPILPMGEVVSSYYLRIQAADRAGVMADITRLLAENNISIEALIQKGSATDGSAEIVILTHRVVEKSANKAIAAIEALDSVAGKVVRLRMEELNG encoded by the coding sequence ATGAAACCGATCAACATTGGTCTGATGGGAGTGGGGACAGTCGGTGGCGGTACCGCCACCGTATTGAAGCGCAACGCGGAAGAGATCAGCCGCCGGGCCGGACGCGAGATCCGCCTGTTCATGGCGGCCAACCGCGATATGGCGCGCGCGCGCGAAGTCGTCGGCGACGGCGTGCCGCTGGTCGACGACGCCTTCCAGGTGGTCAACCATCCGGAAGTCGACATCGTGGTCGAGCTGATCGGCGGCGACACCATCGCCAAGGAGCTGGTGCTCAAGGCCATCGACAACGGCAAGCACGTGGTCACCGCCAACAAGAAGCTGCTGGCGATGCACGGCAACGAGATCTTCGCTCGCGCCCAGGAAAAAGGTGTGATGGTGGCGTTCGAGGCCGCGGTCGCCGGCGGCATCCCGATCATCAAGGCGCTGCGTGAAGGCCTGTCCGCCAACCGCATCGAGTGGCTGGCCGGCATCATCAACGGCACGTCCAACTTCATCCTGTCGGAAATGCGCGAAAAAGGCGCCGACTTCGGCGACGTGCTGAAAGAGGCGCAGGCGCTGGGCTATGCCGAAGCCGATCCGACCTTCGACGTGGAAGGCCACGACGCCGGTCACAAGCTGACCATCATGGCGGCGATCGCGTTCGGCATCCCGATGAACTTCGACAACTGTTATCTGGAAGGCATCAGCCAGCTGGAAGGCAAGGACATCCAGTACGCGGAAGAACTGGGTTATCGCGTCAAGCTGCTGGGCCTGACCCGCCGCACCGCCGCCGGTGTCGAGCTGCGCGTGCACCCGACGCTGATCCCGGAAGACCAGCTGATCGCCAACGTCAACGGCGTGATGAACGCGGTGCTGGTGCGTGGCGATGCCATCGGCCAGGCGCTGTTCAACGGCCCGGGTGCCGGTGCGTTGCCGACCGCGTCGGCGGTGGTGGCCGACATTGTCGATGTCGCGCGCCTGCTGACCTCCGATCCGGAACACCGCGTGCCGCATCTGGCGTTCCAGCCGGACCAGCTGCAGAACCTGCCTATCCTGCCGATGGGTGAAGTGGTCAGCAGCTACTACCTGCGCATCCAGGCCGCCGACCGCGCCGGGGTGATGGCCGACATCACCCGCCTGCTGGCGGAGAACAACATCTCGATCGAAGCGCTGATCCAGAAGGGCTCCGCCACCGACGGTTCCGCCGAGATCGTGATCCTGACCCATCGCGTGGTGGAGAAGTCCGCCAACAAGGCGATCGCCGCCATCGAGGCGCTGGATAGCGTCGCCGGCAAGGTGGTGCGCCTGCGCATGGAAGAGCTGAATGGCTAA